The Pirellulales bacterium genome contains a region encoding:
- a CDS encoding M20/M25/M40 family metallo-hydrolase: protein MSVLLWLRPATVVLLLIAPLLLTPSRVRAEDASAVESRLRDTVSYLASDDLEGRGVGTEGLNKAADYLAEQFKSMGLKVDLCDGDAFQNFKMTTGSKLGEPNTLAITAPGGDNPRTELKLGDDFTPLALGGSGEFNLPLVFVGYGITAPEANYDDYAGLDVNGKAVVILRREPQQDNPHSAFNGTRHSEHAPFARKVSNAYAHGAAAVIFLTDDYDISKRVAQRRKLWLAAIEKLADAFDEMSKIEEAAPADVVAERKKVDELLQEVSQQNAKLEQELDPILKFDSAGPGETGRTMPIVHCRRGVIEPAVKAIYGKSIAEIEKGIDQGPRPQSRELTGWTVAGDVHVDRQEVEVKNVLAVLPGEGPLADEIIVIGAHYDHLGYGGEGSFVPDVNEIHNGADDNASGTTALVEVARQLSSRGGKLPRTIAFMAFTGEERGLIGSAHYVANPVLPLDKTVAMLNMDMVGRLKDEKLIIQGTATAPELNALVDELGAKYEFDVTKQAGGSGPSDHTSFYLKKIPVLHFFTGTHRDYHRPSDDADKINLDGMRRVVSMIGDMTVALAEAAAPPTYQAATAAAHPMGGGGGDGDRPYFGSIPDFATEGEGYALGGVTAGGPAEKAGLKEGDVIIQVGDSKVGNLEDFDSALRKHKAGDKVPVKVRRGKEEVTVTVTLDPPRG, encoded by the coding sequence ATGTCTGTCCTCCTCTGGCTTCGCCCTGCCACGGTCGTGCTGCTGCTGATCGCTCCCCTGTTGTTGACGCCGAGTCGCGTCAGGGCCGAGGATGCGTCGGCCGTCGAGTCGCGTCTGCGCGACACGGTCTCCTATCTCGCCTCCGACGACCTCGAAGGGCGCGGCGTCGGCACCGAGGGGCTGAACAAGGCGGCCGACTACCTGGCCGAACAGTTCAAATCGATGGGCCTCAAGGTCGACCTGTGCGATGGCGACGCCTTTCAGAACTTCAAGATGACGACCGGCTCGAAGCTCGGCGAGCCGAACACGCTGGCCATCACCGCTCCTGGTGGCGATAACCCCCGCACCGAGCTCAAGCTGGGGGACGATTTCACCCCCCTCGCGCTCGGCGGCAGTGGCGAGTTCAACCTGCCCCTCGTCTTCGTGGGCTACGGCATTACGGCCCCCGAGGCGAACTACGACGATTACGCCGGGCTGGACGTGAATGGCAAGGCCGTGGTGATTCTGCGACGCGAGCCGCAGCAAGACAATCCACACAGCGCGTTCAATGGCACGCGCCACTCGGAGCATGCTCCCTTTGCCCGCAAGGTCTCGAACGCCTATGCCCATGGCGCGGCGGCCGTCATCTTTCTGACCGATGATTACGACATCTCAAAACGCGTGGCGCAGCGCCGCAAGCTGTGGCTCGCGGCGATCGAAAAGCTGGCCGACGCCTTTGACGAGATGTCCAAGATCGAAGAGGCCGCGCCGGCCGATGTTGTGGCCGAACGCAAAAAGGTGGACGAGCTGCTCCAAGAAGTCAGCCAGCAGAACGCCAAGCTCGAGCAAGAGCTCGATCCGATCCTCAAGTTCGACTCGGCCGGGCCCGGCGAGACGGGACGCACCATGCCGATCGTCCACTGCCGCCGTGGCGTGATCGAGCCGGCGGTGAAAGCCATCTACGGCAAATCGATCGCCGAGATCGAGAAGGGAATCGACCAGGGGCCCAGGCCGCAAAGTCGCGAGCTGACCGGCTGGACGGTCGCGGGGGACGTCCACGTCGACCGCCAGGAGGTCGAGGTGAAGAACGTCTTGGCCGTGCTGCCGGGCGAAGGGCCGCTGGCCGATGAGATCATCGTCATCGGCGCCCATTACGACCATCTCGGCTATGGCGGCGAAGGCTCGTTCGTACCCGACGTCAACGAGATTCACAACGGAGCGGACGACAATGCCTCGGGCACGACGGCCCTGGTCGAAGTAGCGCGGCAACTCTCCTCGCGCGGGGGAAAACTGCCGCGGACGATCGCCTTCATGGCCTTCACCGGCGAAGAGCGTGGCCTGATCGGCAGCGCGCACTACGTGGCCAATCCCGTGCTGCCGCTCGACAAGACGGTGGCCATGTTGAACATGGACATGGTCGGGCGTCTCAAAGATGAAAAGCTGATCATTCAGGGGACCGCCACGGCGCCCGAGCTGAATGCTCTGGTCGACGAGTTGGGCGCGAAGTACGAGTTCGACGTGACCAAGCAGGCTGGCGGCAGCGGTCCCAGCGATCATACGTCGTTTTATCTGAAGAAGATTCCCGTGCTCCACTTCTTCACGGGCACGCACCGCGACTATCACCGGCCGAGCGACGATGCCGACAAGATCAATCTCGACGGCATGCGGCGTGTGGTGTCGATGATCGGCGACATGACGGTGGCGCTGGCCGAGGCCGCGGCGCCGCCGACCTATCAGGCCGCGACCGCCGCCGCGCATCCGATGGGAGGCGGTGGCGGCGATGGAGATCGTCCCTACTTCGGCAGCATTCCGGACTTCGCCACCGAAGGAGAAGGCTACGCCCTGGGGGGCGTCACGGCCGGCGGACCCGCGGAAAAGGCGGGGCTCAAAGAGGGAGACGTCATCATCCAGGTAGGCGACAGCAAGGTCGGCAACCTGGAAGATTTCGACAGCGCGCTGCGCAAGCACAAGGCGGGGGACAAGGTGCCAGTGAAAGTCCGCCGCGGCAAGGAAGAAGTCACCGTGACGGTGACGCTCGACCCACCGCGCGGATAG